A genomic region of Bactrocera dorsalis isolate Fly_Bdor chromosome 3, ASM2337382v1, whole genome shotgun sequence contains the following coding sequences:
- the LOC105229406 gene encoding small integral membrane protein 12 isoform X1 gives MWPILMAILRRNAVYITLPIAGVVGFIGYNLESILSDKYTPYNKSILENRAERLAEEELADPTRVEKLRLNSNVLERNLSPSLQPK, from the exons atgtggCCTATTTTAATGGCAATATTAAGACGAAATGCGGTCTACATAACACTTCCTATTGCTGGAGTTGTGGGATTCATTGGTTACAACCTGGAAAGTATACTGTCTGATAAATATACGCCATATAACA AATCCATACTTGAAAATCGAGCTGAACGATTAGCGGAGGAAGAGTTGGCTGACCCAACACGTGTGGAGAAGTTGCGGCTAAATTCGAATGTTCTAGAAAGAAACTTGTCTCCCTCCTTGCAACCAAAGTaa
- the LOC105229406 gene encoding small integral membrane protein 12 isoform X2, whose amino-acid sequence MFVKCTPVIRFLFSPVEINSKYLMWPILMAILRRNAVYITLPIAGVVGFIGYNLESILSDKYTPYNKSILENRAERLAEEELADPTRVEKLRLNSNVLERNLSPSLQPK is encoded by the exons ATGTTTGTCAAATGCACACCGGTAATAAGATTTTTGTTTAGCCCAGTtgaaataaatagtaaatatt taatgtggCCTATTTTAATGGCAATATTAAGACGAAATGCGGTCTACATAACACTTCCTATTGCTGGAGTTGTGGGATTCATTGGTTACAACCTGGAAAGTATACTGTCTGATAAATATACGCCATATAACA AATCCATACTTGAAAATCGAGCTGAACGATTAGCGGAGGAAGAGTTGGCTGACCCAACACGTGTGGAGAAGTTGCGGCTAAATTCGAATGTTCTAGAAAGAAACTTGTCTCCCTCCTTGCAACCAAAGTaa